A single Oncorhynchus tshawytscha isolate Ot180627B linkage group LG01, Otsh_v2.0, whole genome shotgun sequence DNA region contains:
- the LOC112253409 gene encoding leucine-rich repeat-containing protein 73 isoform X1 produces the protein MSCSLVDTFTKMLPGSIQITGETLSGAEIKDICDSLKENSVRLLSIRGCQLSDRDFGRVCRGVAESHSLAQLNMNLGVVSTINRTKHLADALKTNRSIQTLFLHGSPLLDAGLVTLNTALSTHPSLVSLDLGDCMLGDEALRLICAMLPPDGAKSACPTGLRELTLSANPSITTKGWARLAIAVAHSSQLRVLNLDYNPLGDQIAGMLAVAVASSRTLEVLDLEGTGLSNQSAQVFLEMVENYPTCLRMLVLAENAISPELQQQISDLLSEGEEDDDKEGEARGSAAIPTREKTAWIPHSNSHPQMVLLTSGLGESLLAETEM, from the exons ATGTCATGTAGCCTAGTAGACACATTTACCAAAATGCTACCAGGTTCTATTCAAATAACGGGAGAGACACTGTCGGGAGCTGAGATCAAGGATATTTGTGACAGCCTGAAAGAGAACAGTGTGAGGCTTCTGTCAATCAGGGGATGTCAGCTTTCGGACCGAGACTTTGGACGGGTGTGTCGTGGTGTGGCGGAGTCCCACTCACTGGCGCAACTCAACATGAACCTCGGTGTGGTCTCCACCATCAACCGAACCAAGCATCTCGCAGATGCACTCAAGACAAACAGATCGATCCAGACCCTTTT TCTCCATGGAAGCCCCCTCCTAGATGCAGGATTGGTCACCCTCAACACTGCATTGTCCACTCACCCTTCACTGGTGTCTCTGGACCTGGGGGACTGTATGCTGGGGGATGAGGCACTGCGGCTTATCTGTGCCATGCTGCCTCCGGATGGGGCCAAGTCAG CCTGTCCCACAGGGCTTAGAGAGCTGACTCTTAGTGCGAACCCCAGCATCACAACCAAGGGATGGGCCCGCCTGGCCATCGCTGTGGCCCACAGCTCCCAGCTCCGAGTCCTCAACTTGGACTACAACCCCCTGG GGGACCAGATTGCAGGTATGCTAGCAGTGGCTGTGGCGTCCAGCAGAACTCTGGAGGTGTTGGATCTGGAGGGAACAGGACTCTCAAATCAGTCAGCACAG GTCTTCCTCGAAATGGTGGAGAACTACCCCACCTGTCTGCGCATGCTGGTCCTGGCTGAGAACGCCATCAGCCCCGAGCTGCAGCAGCAGATTTCCGACCTGCTCTCcgagggagaggaggacgacGACAAGGAGGGCGAGGCACGAGGCAGTGCTGCCATCCCCACCAGGGAGAAAACGGCTTGGATCCCCCACAGCA ACTCCCACCCCCAGATGGTCCTGCTGACGTCAGGTCTAGGTGAGAGCCTTCTGGCTGAGACTGAGATGTGA
- the LOC112253409 gene encoding leucine-rich repeat-containing protein 73 isoform X2, which translates to MSCSLVDTFTKMLPGSIQITGETLSGAEIKDICDSLKENSVRLLSIRGCQLSDRDFGRVCRGVAESHSLAQLNMNLGVVSTINRTKHLADALKTNRSIQTLFLHGSPLLDAGLVTLNTALSTHPSLVSLDLGDCMLGDEALRLICAMLPPDGAKSGLRELTLSANPSITTKGWARLAIAVAHSSQLRVLNLDYNPLGDQIAGMLAVAVASSRTLEVLDLEGTGLSNQSAQVFLEMVENYPTCLRMLVLAENAISPELQQQISDLLSEGEEDDDKEGEARGSAAIPTREKTAWIPHSNSHPQMVLLTSGLGESLLAETEM; encoded by the exons ATGTCATGTAGCCTAGTAGACACATTTACCAAAATGCTACCAGGTTCTATTCAAATAACGGGAGAGACACTGTCGGGAGCTGAGATCAAGGATATTTGTGACAGCCTGAAAGAGAACAGTGTGAGGCTTCTGTCAATCAGGGGATGTCAGCTTTCGGACCGAGACTTTGGACGGGTGTGTCGTGGTGTGGCGGAGTCCCACTCACTGGCGCAACTCAACATGAACCTCGGTGTGGTCTCCACCATCAACCGAACCAAGCATCTCGCAGATGCACTCAAGACAAACAGATCGATCCAGACCCTTTT TCTCCATGGAAGCCCCCTCCTAGATGCAGGATTGGTCACCCTCAACACTGCATTGTCCACTCACCCTTCACTGGTGTCTCTGGACCTGGGGGACTGTATGCTGGGGGATGAGGCACTGCGGCTTATCTGTGCCATGCTGCCTCCGGATGGGGCCAAGTCAG GGCTTAGAGAGCTGACTCTTAGTGCGAACCCCAGCATCACAACCAAGGGATGGGCCCGCCTGGCCATCGCTGTGGCCCACAGCTCCCAGCTCCGAGTCCTCAACTTGGACTACAACCCCCTGG GGGACCAGATTGCAGGTATGCTAGCAGTGGCTGTGGCGTCCAGCAGAACTCTGGAGGTGTTGGATCTGGAGGGAACAGGACTCTCAAATCAGTCAGCACAG GTCTTCCTCGAAATGGTGGAGAACTACCCCACCTGTCTGCGCATGCTGGTCCTGGCTGAGAACGCCATCAGCCCCGAGCTGCAGCAGCAGATTTCCGACCTGCTCTCcgagggagaggaggacgacGACAAGGAGGGCGAGGCACGAGGCAGTGCTGCCATCCCCACCAGGGAGAAAACGGCTTGGATCCCCCACAGCA ACTCCCACCCCCAGATGGTCCTGCTGACGTCAGGTCTAGGTGAGAGCCTTCTGGCTGAGACTGAGATGTGA